In one window of Vibrio sp. DW001 DNA:
- a CDS encoding class I SAM-dependent methyltransferase produces the protein MDILAEYKKQQKWRGWENYLKFIPLNDKDTVIDLGCSVGEVSRTFSSQVKNVIGIDINKDFIEFCDSKKRSNEAFISSDFLSADYLSFGGINGIWASFSLSYLSNPLDYLKLLNLVIQDEGWIALVDVSCFISGNLDRDSKYFDRVNEFELESYKSGVYDFNFGAKMQDLLKEAGFDIVYFDNDVIDPELNFSGSATSEIIEVWSARLNRMNTLSDFLKGEYPDFCHELLSNLCSRNHERDGNVRFVVAKKPNKSN, from the coding sequence TTGGATATTTTAGCTGAGTATAAAAAGCAACAAAAATGGAGAGGTTGGGAGAACTATCTCAAATTTATACCGCTAAATGATAAGGACACTGTAATTGATCTTGGTTGTTCAGTAGGTGAAGTATCTCGAACTTTCTCGTCACAAGTAAAAAATGTTATAGGCATAGATATTAATAAAGATTTCATTGAATTCTGTGATTCAAAGAAACGCAGTAATGAGGCCTTTATTTCGAGTGATTTTCTGAGTGCTGATTATCTGTCATTTGGTGGCATAAATGGTATTTGGGCAAGCTTTTCGTTGTCCTATCTTAGTAATCCACTAGATTACTTAAAGTTGTTAAATTTAGTAATACAGGATGAAGGTTGGATAGCATTAGTAGATGTTTCCTGCTTCATCTCTGGTAACCTTGATAGAGATAGTAAGTATTTCGATAGAGTAAATGAATTTGAGTTGGAGTCATATAAATCTGGTGTATATGATTTTAATTTTGGGGCAAAAATGCAAGATTTATTGAAAGAGGCAGGGTTTGACATCGTATATTTCGATAATGATGTTATTGATCCTGAGTTGAATTTTTCTGGATCTGCAACGTCTGAAATTATTGAAGTTTGGTCAGCACGGCTCAATCGAATGAATACGTTAAGTGATTTTCTTAAGGGGGAGTATCCTGACTTCTGTCATGAATTATTATCTAATCTTTGTTCTCGTAATCATGAAAGAGATGGAAATGTCAGATTCGTCGTAGCGAAGAAACCTAACAAATCAAATTAG
- a CDS encoding GFA family protein yields MQYPLKGACQCGQVTYYLYNAPIMVFACHCTECQKLSTSPFSITAIVDSEKIEFFGELKSWERLADSGNRNCAIFCPSCGNRIYHFNPDEPHTVKLKLKPVNLSQSNIFEPQAHVWVSEKLDWYQIPDNVKVFPKQPS; encoded by the coding sequence ATGCAATATCCGCTTAAAGGGGCTTGCCAGTGTGGGCAAGTTACGTACTATTTGTATAACGCGCCCATAATGGTCTTTGCTTGCCATTGCACAGAGTGCCAAAAACTGTCAACAAGTCCATTTAGTATCACCGCGATTGTAGATTCAGAGAAAATTGAGTTTTTTGGCGAGCTAAAAAGTTGGGAGCGTTTGGCTGATAGTGGTAACCGTAATTGTGCCATTTTCTGTCCAAGTTGTGGAAACCGAATCTATCACTTCAATCCTGATGAGCCGCATACCGTAAAGTTGAAGCTGAAACCAGTTAATTTGTCTCAAAGTAATATATTCGAGCCGCAGGCTCATGTTTGGGTAAGTGAAAAGCTAGATTGGTATCAAATACCAGATAATGTAAAAGTTTTCCCCAAGCAACCGAGTTAG
- a CDS encoding ABC transporter permease subunit, whose amino-acid sequence MTSPITTERVLLALVTTVFALMILLFGFLFWFALPVFFNTETPVLSLIWQPEHGQYGILSMIAGSGLIGLMALTLAFPVAVGITGFCLFSRYQNIALWIRRMIRLMAGIPTVVYGLAAVFLLVPLLRETFRSGSGFCLLAAAVMIVLLILPVMVMMLDTHCRPLANQIRLASASLGFTDTQTVLYLVLPNATKAMATAALLGFSRAIGDTLLPLMLAGNAPQLTDSVFDSVRTLTAHIGLVLATENGSAAYNSLFAAGLLLLAMSVTVTLLIRKMEHTQLNARRGDAE is encoded by the coding sequence ATGACATCCCCTATCACGACAGAGCGGGTACTGCTGGCACTTGTTACCACAGTATTTGCTCTAATGATATTGTTGTTTGGCTTTTTGTTCTGGTTTGCCTTGCCCGTTTTTTTTAACACTGAAACACCTGTTTTATCGCTGATCTGGCAACCAGAACATGGGCAATATGGTATTTTATCTATGATCGCTGGTTCCGGGCTGATCGGTTTGATGGCACTCACACTGGCTTTTCCTGTTGCTGTTGGCATCACTGGTTTTTGCCTATTCAGCCGCTATCAAAACATCGCGTTATGGATCCGGCGAATGATCAGATTGATGGCTGGGATCCCGACAGTAGTTTATGGTCTTGCTGCTGTTTTTTTGCTTGTTCCACTATTACGGGAAACCTTTCGGAGTGGTTCAGGTTTTTGCCTGCTCGCCGCTGCTGTAATGATAGTATTATTGATTTTGCCCGTCATGGTAATGATGTTAGACACCCACTGTCGTCCGCTGGCAAATCAGATCCGTCTGGCTTCTGCGTCCTTGGGTTTTACCGACACGCAGACAGTTTTGTATCTAGTCCTGCCCAACGCCACCAAAGCGATGGCCACTGCAGCGTTATTGGGCTTTAGCCGTGCGATTGGTGATACCCTTCTCCCACTGATGTTGGCCGGAAACGCCCCGCAGCTGACTGACAGCGTATTTGACTCAGTCCGCACCTTAACCGCCCATATTGGCTTGGTTCTCGCTACGGAAAATGGTAGTGCAGCTTATAACTCACTGTTCGCTGCGGGCCTGTTGTTACTTGCAATGAGTGTCACGGTTACGCTGCTGATCAGAAAAATGGAACACACACAGCTTAATGCGCGCAGAGGGGACGCGGAGTGA
- a CDS encoding ATP-binding cassette domain-containing protein, with protein MTLKPPPKLVGKVSSLTITFGSQPVISDVSVDLYKNQIHVLTGPSGSGKTTFLRALNRLNDCLEDCRTQGKIELSLDETMQSIHTLKHQRLPELRRKVGMVFQHPQLLPGTIKENLLLPLKVVCGLKGEAAQQKLFSAFNQAALWDEVKDRLETPAHSLSGGQQQRLCLARTLALEPEILLLDEPTASLDNETAAQIEALIIQLATRYTIVMVSHSAQQTKKLADHIIRFEHGRIV; from the coding sequence ATGACGTTAAAACCGCCACCAAAATTGGTTGGTAAGGTTTCCAGCCTCACAATTACTTTTGGCTCCCAACCGGTTATCTCAGACGTGAGTGTGGACTTATATAAAAATCAAATCCATGTACTTACCGGTCCATCGGGCTCAGGTAAGACAACGTTTCTGCGGGCACTCAATCGCCTCAATGACTGTTTAGAAGACTGCCGAACACAAGGAAAAATAGAACTGTCACTTGACGAAACAATGCAGTCTATTCATACCCTTAAGCACCAACGGCTACCAGAGTTGCGCCGGAAAGTAGGCATGGTCTTTCAACACCCACAATTGTTGCCCGGCACGATTAAAGAGAACTTGCTATTACCACTTAAAGTCGTCTGTGGCTTGAAGGGAGAAGCTGCACAACAAAAACTCTTTTCCGCGTTCAACCAAGCCGCACTCTGGGATGAAGTCAAAGACCGCCTCGAAACGCCGGCTCATTCTCTTTCCGGCGGCCAACAACAGCGCCTTTGTTTGGCCCGTACACTTGCGCTTGAGCCCGAAATTTTGCTGCTCGATGAACCTACAGCTTCACTAGATAACGAAACGGCCGCTCAAATCGAGGCTCTCATTATTCAATTGGCTACGCGGTATACCATAGTAATGGTTTCCCACTCAGCACAGCAAACAAAAAAGCTGGCTGATCACATTATCCGTTTTGAACATGGAAGAATTGTATGA
- a CDS encoding GFA family protein, whose product MNKEITGGCCCGNVTFKLEDDFGKFFFCHCEQCRKLTGSAHASNLFTSISNIEWTLGKDKIKRYDHPTRSFSKSFCTDCGSGLPFLSQSGKFLIVPAGSLNEEPTKSLDAQIYCEEQAEWHKIGLTAVKLDGFPK is encoded by the coding sequence ATGAACAAAGAAATCACAGGTGGTTGTTGTTGTGGAAATGTAACTTTCAAGCTAGAAGATGACTTTGGGAAGTTCTTCTTTTGTCACTGTGAACAGTGTAGAAAGTTAACGGGCTCTGCTCATGCCTCTAATTTATTTACTTCAATATCTAACATCGAGTGGACTCTAGGCAAGGACAAGATAAAACGCTATGACCATCCAACTCGTTCCTTTTCTAAATCATTCTGTACAGACTGTGGTTCTGGTTTGCCATTCCTGTCCCAAAGTGGCAAGTTTCTAATTGTTCCCGCGGGTTCTTTGAACGAAGAGCCAACAAAGTCACTAGACGCTCAAATCTACTGTGAAGAACAGGCTGAATGGCATAAAATTGGTTTAACTGCGGTGAAGTTAGACGGTTTCCCAAAATAA
- a CDS encoding phosphate ABC transporter substrate-binding protein, whose product MQLKSGFVRLLVCGLCFIPAITQASDLDRFKGLSGTINIAGGTAHIPVMKQAAKAVMKTNGEIRITIAGGGSGVGAQQVAKGLVEIGNTGRPLKPSEAEQGLISFPFAIDGVAVIINPANPIQALTQQQVADIYAGKITNWQSLGGDDRTINIFTRDEASGTRAVFVKKLLHNSPMVNHANVVPSNGAMKTAIARDPGALGYSSVGYIDNTVKAPALDNVQPTNDACASGEYPIVRKLYMNTKGEPQELVKEFIDFIYSPQGAEYIRASGYIPVSNQ is encoded by the coding sequence ATGCAACTCAAATCTGGTTTTGTTAGGCTGCTTGTTTGTGGTCTGTGCTTTATTCCGGCTATCACTCAGGCTTCTGATCTCGACAGGTTCAAAGGACTTTCCGGAACGATTAATATCGCCGGGGGAACAGCGCATATCCCGGTCATGAAACAAGCCGCCAAGGCTGTTATGAAGACCAATGGCGAGATCCGAATCACAATCGCAGGTGGTGGTTCTGGTGTAGGTGCCCAGCAAGTGGCCAAAGGGCTGGTTGAGATTGGAAACACCGGCCGTCCGCTGAAGCCGAGTGAAGCGGAACAAGGGCTGATCTCGTTCCCCTTCGCTATCGACGGCGTAGCGGTCATAATCAATCCAGCGAACCCAATTCAAGCATTAACTCAGCAACAAGTGGCCGATATATATGCGGGCAAAATCACCAACTGGCAGTCTCTTGGCGGAGATGACCGCACTATCAACATATTTACTCGAGACGAGGCTAGTGGCACCCGTGCTGTTTTCGTAAAGAAATTGCTTCACAACTCGCCGATGGTCAATCATGCCAATGTGGTGCCGTCTAATGGCGCAATGAAAACAGCCATCGCACGCGATCCTGGTGCCCTTGGCTACAGTAGCGTCGGCTATATCGACAATACGGTTAAGGCACCGGCTCTGGACAATGTTCAGCCCACCAACGACGCCTGCGCATCCGGCGAATACCCAATTGTGCGCAAGCTTTACATGAATACCAAAGGCGAGCCTCAAGAGTTGGTGAAAGAGTTTATTGATTTTATCTACAGCCCACAGGGTGCTGAATATATCCGCGCATCTGGTTATATTCCAGTCAGCAATCAATAA
- a CDS encoding SDR family oxidoreductase, with amino-acid sequence MSIQNQKIALITGASRGIGASIARHLAEDGFTVVINYAASSAAAKDLVKELVEKGKVAIAIQADVSQSNDVKAMFDEVESKLGRIDVLVNNAGILKTRLLTETSDELFQKNFAINTQGVFNTLREAGSRLNDGGRIVNLSSTTLALNLPGYAVYNGTKAAVEAFTKVFSKELRGRRITVNTVAPGPVATDLFLNDKSEEMIESFAKMSPLERLAQPEDIAQVVSFLVSSQSGWVNGQTLRANGGLA; translated from the coding sequence ATGTCGATACAAAATCAAAAAATCGCACTCATCACTGGAGCTTCTCGTGGCATTGGCGCCAGCATCGCTCGTCACCTTGCTGAAGATGGCTTCACTGTGGTCATCAATTATGCAGCCAGTTCCGCTGCCGCTAAAGACTTGGTAAAAGAACTCGTTGAAAAAGGAAAAGTCGCTATAGCTATACAAGCGGACGTGTCCCAATCGAACGACGTAAAGGCTATGTTTGATGAAGTAGAGAGCAAACTTGGACGCATTGATGTCTTGGTCAACAATGCAGGAATCTTGAAGACACGGCTTCTAACTGAAACATCAGACGAATTGTTTCAAAAGAACTTTGCCATCAATACACAAGGCGTATTCAACACGTTACGTGAAGCAGGATCTCGTCTAAATGACGGCGGGCGCATTGTCAATCTATCCAGTACAACACTCGCACTCAACTTACCGGGATACGCTGTTTATAACGGGACAAAAGCGGCAGTAGAAGCCTTCACAAAGGTCTTTTCGAAAGAACTTAGAGGTCGCAGAATTACAGTAAATACCGTCGCGCCTGGTCCAGTAGCAACCGACTTGTTCCTTAATGATAAAAGTGAAGAGATGATTGAAAGCTTTGCAAAAATGTCTCCTCTAGAACGCTTAGCTCAACCAGAAGACATTGCTCAAGTCGTGTCTTTTCTCGTTAGTTCACAAAGCGGATGGGTGAATGGGCAAACTTTACGAGCAAACGGTGGCTTGGCTTAA
- a CDS encoding LysR family transcriptional regulator, with product MDRFQEMQVFVRIAQCGSFSQAAEDLQIPRATVSNLVKRLEKRLGTRLLERTTRQVRMTQEGESYYRRCLRILADLEEADSEFQNKPPKGQLRVNLQGTLAKYFVMPNIQSFVTRYPDISLHIGEDDRLVDLVREGVDCVLRAGNLQDSSLIAKPLANMEQITVAAPAYFKKYGVPKSLGSLKDHMAVAYLSTAIGLDTSLDFVVEGEVKEVVMSSAVSVTGSELYTDAALSGLGLIQVPRYRIQKALEEGRLQQVLTEFPPPNMPVSVLYPQNRQVSARVRVFIDWLSEQFVDFQN from the coding sequence ATGGATCGCTTTCAAGAAATGCAGGTGTTTGTGCGTATCGCTCAGTGTGGAAGTTTTTCTCAGGCGGCTGAAGATTTACAAATCCCCAGAGCCACAGTTTCTAATTTAGTGAAACGACTTGAAAAGCGGCTAGGTACTCGTTTATTGGAGCGTACTACTCGTCAGGTCAGAATGACGCAAGAAGGGGAAAGTTATTATCGTCGATGTTTGCGCATTCTTGCAGACCTTGAAGAAGCCGACAGTGAATTTCAGAACAAACCTCCTAAAGGTCAGCTTAGGGTTAATCTTCAAGGGACTTTGGCGAAGTATTTTGTTATGCCAAATATCCAAAGTTTTGTCACTCGTTACCCTGATATCTCCTTGCATATTGGAGAAGATGACCGCTTGGTTGATTTGGTTAGAGAGGGCGTTGATTGCGTATTAAGAGCGGGCAATTTACAAGATTCCTCCTTGATCGCTAAACCGCTTGCCAATATGGAACAGATCACTGTTGCTGCCCCTGCATACTTTAAAAAATATGGTGTGCCAAAATCACTGGGATCTCTAAAAGACCACATGGCCGTGGCTTATTTATCCACCGCGATTGGCCTAGATACCAGTTTGGACTTTGTTGTTGAAGGGGAAGTGAAAGAAGTTGTCATGTCTTCTGCTGTGTCGGTTACTGGATCGGAGCTTTACACAGATGCGGCATTATCAGGTCTGGGATTGATTCAAGTGCCGCGCTACCGTATTCAAAAAGCTCTTGAAGAAGGCCGATTGCAACAAGTGCTTACCGAATTTCCACCACCTAATATGCCTGTCTCGGTGCTTTATCCACAAAACCGACAAGTTTCAGCTAGAGTGAGAGTCTTTATAGATTGGCTAAGTGAGCAGTTTGTTGATTTTCAGAATTAA
- a CDS encoding acyltransferase family protein produces MGNEISADIKKLIETKEIDQKELAFFNNIRWVLTIFVVLIHLNVTYSTFGKWYYTEPWAIDFTGLFFAMYGMLSQAYVLGLFFFIAGYFTPSSVDKRGIKEFIRSRTIRLGIPTLVYMLCIHPITIYILQKFSLTSHTDFVAWYSDYILSLSFLSNSGPLWFTIVLLAFSISYALSKSLYTTKAEIKKKFEMKNVHLFSLILITALLAFLIRLFQPAGTTLFNNELGNFMQIGFFSSYITLYYSGILFYRYKLLEKLNFKFGMKWLVLTILVGVPLWFIVIISGDLLSGSVVLFGGFGWQSGMYSLWESFLAVGMTIGLIALFKEKFNSQGQITRFLGQNSFAVFVFHPPILVLISILMSEVSLPPLGKMYVVATLVIPTCYIFSHFFRKITWIKKYFS; encoded by the coding sequence ATGGGAAATGAAATTTCGGCTGACATAAAAAAGCTAATCGAAACTAAGGAAATTGACCAAAAAGAGTTGGCTTTCTTTAACAATATTCGCTGGGTTCTCACTATCTTTGTGGTACTTATCCATTTGAATGTTACTTATAGCACATTTGGTAAATGGTACTACACAGAGCCTTGGGCTATTGATTTTACTGGTCTATTTTTCGCAATGTATGGAATGCTAAGTCAGGCGTATGTATTAGGTTTATTCTTTTTCATCGCGGGGTATTTCACACCAAGTTCTGTTGACAAAAGAGGCATTAAAGAATTTATTAGGAGTCGAACTATTCGTCTCGGTATTCCTACACTTGTTTATATGTTGTGTATTCATCCGATAACAATATACATCTTGCAAAAATTTAGCCTTACATCCCATACTGATTTCGTTGCTTGGTATAGTGATTACATACTATCTCTTTCTTTTCTAAGCAATTCAGGTCCTCTTTGGTTTACTATCGTATTATTGGCTTTTTCAATATCTTATGCATTATCTAAAAGCTTATATACAACTAAGGCTGAAATTAAGAAAAAATTTGAAATGAAAAATGTACATTTATTTTCTTTAATACTCATTACTGCTTTGTTGGCATTTCTGATTAGATTGTTCCAACCTGCGGGTACAACACTTTTTAATAATGAGTTAGGGAATTTTATGCAGATTGGCTTTTTTTCTTCCTATATCACTTTATATTATTCTGGCATTTTGTTTTACCGCTATAAACTGTTAGAAAAGTTGAATTTCAAATTTGGAATGAAGTGGTTAGTTCTGACTATTCTTGTTGGCGTGCCTCTGTGGTTTATTGTTATCATTTCAGGTGATTTATTATCTGGATCGGTAGTATTATTTGGTGGTTTCGGCTGGCAGTCGGGTATGTATTCACTATGGGAATCTTTTTTAGCAGTAGGTATGACTATTGGATTAATTGCATTGTTTAAAGAAAAGTTTAACTCTCAGGGACAAATAACTCGCTTTTTAGGGCAAAATTCTTTTGCGGTTTTTGTGTTTCATCCACCGATATTAGTTCTTATATCAATACTAATGAGTGAGGTTTCGTTGCCTCCATTAGGGAAAATGTATGTAGTCGCGACACTCGTTATTCCGACATGTTATATTTTTAGTCATTTTTTTAGGAAGATAACGTGGATTAAAAAATATTTTTCTTAA
- a CDS encoding HAD hydrolase family protein — MININIPGKGDCQVKSLVLDFNGTLARDGELLAGIESRLTVLSALLDVYVVTADTFGSVREMVNHLDVTVHILEKGDETQGKLDFINHLQPENVCAIGNGQNDAAMLKAANISIAVIGSEGVSTQALLSANVITHSIDEALDLLIKPLRLKATLRC; from the coding sequence ATGATCAATATAAACATTCCCGGCAAAGGTGATTGTCAGGTCAAATCTCTAGTACTGGATTTCAATGGCACTCTGGCACGCGATGGAGAACTGCTGGCCGGCATCGAATCACGCCTAACCGTGCTTTCAGCCTTACTTGATGTCTATGTTGTCACTGCGGACACTTTTGGCTCTGTCAGAGAGATGGTAAACCACCTAGATGTGACCGTACATATCCTTGAAAAAGGCGATGAAACACAAGGTAAGTTGGATTTTATCAACCACTTACAGCCAGAAAATGTCTGTGCTATCGGTAATGGCCAGAACGATGCGGCAATGTTAAAAGCGGCCAATATATCCATAGCGGTGATTGGCAGTGAAGGCGTTTCGACTCAGGCGTTGCTGTCGGCAAACGTTATTACGCACTCGATTGATGAAGCACTTGACTTGTTGATCAAACCGTTGCGGCTTAAGGCCACGTTGAGGTGTTAG
- the ltrA gene encoding group II intron reverse transcriptase/maturase: protein MMISNEISASSDSAQWQSINWKAVEARVLKLQMRIAKATREGKHGKVKTLQWILTHSRSAKLLAVKRVSQNKGSKTPGIDGVIWNTDARRMKAVNQLSRKAYQAKPLKRIYIPKKNGKLRPLGIPCMTDRAQQALYLLALEPISETISDPNSYGFRPNRSTTDAIAQCFLCLAQKKAAKWILEGDIKSCFDKIEHQWLLDNIAVDKRMLEQWLKSGFIDKGLFYRTDEGTPQGGIISPTLMLMTLVGLEQQIKSLALKKKARANFIGYADDFVVTCTSKDVLENDIKPLIAEFLIERGLTLSDEKTRIVHINDGFDFLGFNHRKYKGKLLIKPSKTNVLSFLSNLRKLIKAHATIPVNNLIKMINPKIRGWANYYRHCVAKRVFGYVGHQLFQALWLWAVRRHPTKSKNWVTHKYFINRKGQWQFHGWQKIMDMDCQFNLFQIAKVPIERHVKIRSAATPFDPQHQEYLAKRKFKRKARNSWNDPVLTAL from the coding sequence ATGATGATTTCGAACGAGATTAGTGCATCTTCTGACAGTGCACAATGGCAATCCATTAACTGGAAGGCTGTGGAGGCGCGTGTCTTAAAGCTTCAAATGCGTATCGCAAAGGCAACTAGAGAAGGTAAACACGGTAAAGTGAAAACGTTGCAATGGATACTGACTCACTCGCGTTCAGCAAAACTTCTTGCTGTTAAGCGAGTATCTCAAAACAAAGGTAGTAAAACGCCTGGAATAGATGGCGTCATCTGGAATACAGATGCGCGTCGCATGAAAGCAGTGAATCAATTGAGTCGGAAAGCTTATCAAGCTAAACCACTCAAGCGAATCTACATCCCTAAAAAGAACGGTAAGCTTCGACCACTTGGTATTCCTTGCATGACTGATAGAGCGCAACAAGCGCTCTACCTCCTTGCATTGGAGCCTATCTCAGAAACAATCTCAGACCCAAATAGTTACGGATTTAGACCAAATCGCAGCACCACTGATGCAATAGCGCAGTGTTTCTTATGTTTGGCTCAAAAGAAGGCGGCTAAATGGATTCTTGAAGGAGATATTAAATCTTGTTTTGATAAAATCGAGCATCAGTGGCTTCTTGATAACATCGCTGTAGATAAGCGTATGTTGGAACAATGGCTGAAGTCTGGTTTTATTGACAAGGGGTTGTTTTATCGTACTGACGAAGGTACGCCACAAGGTGGAATAATTTCTCCAACCTTGATGCTAATGACTCTCGTAGGGCTTGAACAACAAATAAAGTCCTTGGCTCTTAAAAAGAAAGCAAGAGCTAACTTTATTGGATACGCTGATGACTTCGTTGTCACTTGTACATCAAAGGATGTATTAGAGAACGATATAAAACCATTGATTGCTGAATTCTTAATAGAAAGAGGTCTAACACTCTCCGATGAAAAAACACGCATAGTTCATATTAATGATGGATTTGATTTTCTAGGGTTCAACCACAGAAAATACAAAGGGAAGCTACTCATAAAACCGAGTAAAACCAACGTACTGTCATTCTTAAGTAACTTACGTAAACTCATCAAAGCTCACGCAACGATCCCAGTAAATAACCTTATCAAAATGATAAATCCCAAAATACGGGGATGGGCGAATTACTATCGCCACTGTGTTGCCAAACGAGTTTTCGGATATGTCGGGCACCAACTATTCCAAGCATTATGGCTCTGGGCTGTTAGGCGTCACCCAACTAAATCAAAAAATTGGGTCACCCATAAGTACTTCATCAACCGAAAAGGCCAGTGGCAGTTTCACGGTTGGCAGAAGATCATGGATATGGATTGTCAGTTCAATCTATTTCAAATAGCCAAAGTACCAATAGAAAGACATGTGAAAATCCGAAGTGCCGCAACGCCATTTGACCCTCAGCACCAAGAATACTTGGCGAAGAGAAAATTCAAAAGGAAAGCTCGCAACTCTTGGAACGATCCTGTTTTAACTGCTTTATAA
- a CDS encoding DUF6506 family protein produces the protein MIKYYGFIVKALNYDYKVDRKLLDTDLFKTEIIGVSNDDDAINAAKEMINRGVEVIELCRGFGKESSESIISKLDTNVPIGYVIFTETEHHKLTKFLS, from the coding sequence ATGATTAAGTACTATGGATTTATCGTCAAAGCTCTAAATTATGACTACAAGGTAGACAGGAAGTTGTTAGATACAGACTTGTTTAAAACAGAAATTATCGGTGTAAGTAATGACGATGATGCTATTAATGCTGCTAAAGAAATGATTAACCGCGGTGTAGAAGTAATTGAATTGTGCAGAGGATTCGGTAAAGAAAGTAGTGAGTCTATAATATCAAAACTGGATACGAACGTACCTATAGGTTACGTTATATTTACCGAAACTGAACACCACAAATTGACGAAATTTTTGTCATAA
- a CDS encoding ABC transporter permease subunit — translation MTVVACALSLALLPGLATGIWLATSAASRFKTILALGIDILAGVPSILMGLFGFTLILFLRNWLLPSANTCLLLSALSLAMLIIPYLAVATRTALQALPSSLEITALSLGMTRWQTLRVVLLPQAAKGIIGGIMLAMGRAAEDTAVIMLTGAVANAGLPGGVFDRYEALPFTIFYYSAQYQNDSELQMAFGAALTLLCLTAAIFSVAGLLQRTPSWRS, via the coding sequence ATGACGGTTGTTGCCTGCGCCTTATCACTGGCCCTTTTACCCGGCTTGGCAACAGGAATTTGGCTGGCAACCAGTGCGGCTTCACGGTTCAAAACCATCCTTGCTCTTGGCATTGATATCCTCGCGGGTGTCCCTTCGATCCTGATGGGGCTCTTCGGTTTTACCTTGATCTTATTTCTGCGCAACTGGTTACTCCCATCAGCCAATACGTGCTTACTGTTATCGGCGTTAAGCCTCGCAATGTTAATTATTCCCTATTTAGCCGTCGCAACCCGAACGGCCCTTCAGGCCTTGCCTTCTTCGCTTGAGATAACGGCCCTCTCACTCGGTATGACACGCTGGCAGACTTTACGTGTTGTACTGTTGCCGCAAGCAGCGAAAGGAATTATCGGAGGCATCATGTTGGCCATGGGCAGAGCAGCAGAAGACACCGCGGTGATTATGCTGACGGGCGCTGTTGCCAACGCGGGATTGCCCGGGGGGGTATTTGATCGTTATGAAGCACTACCATTTACCATTTTCTATTACAGCGCCCAGTACCAAAATGATTCAGAGCTCCAAATGGCCTTTGGTGCTGCGCTCACCCTTTTGTGCCTCACTGCCGCAATTTTTTCTGTGGCAGGCCTTTTGCAACGAACACCGTCATGGAGAAGCTAG